The Primulina huaijiensis isolate GDHJ02 chromosome 17, ASM1229523v2, whole genome shotgun sequence genome window below encodes:
- the LOC140962510 gene encoding protein NUCLEOLAR COMPLEX ASSOCIATED 4: MASKQKKRDKYSLADLKILGQKLLTSRLHINNLPILLTFVTPNSPPQHALESLLSLQSFFTPLLPLLPASNPSHESNPDPEFVYRVWLRSKFDDFVQNLCDVFVSSKSDDAFREVALDAVMEFVKMRSAGKFHSAIYHKLLHSIVHSMLGIDDSLLDLLTTKYFNFVDVCYFTYISLDKIARTMEEKGDKTVENQSHVTSSMDLSIYKIHYFLSHIPPLEASGEKLDLEAWTDLGIFIGRSNSKENTTREDSNSLSRKPNHKLLPSRTVSKKMKLKFTKAWIAFLRLPIPLDVYKEVLVTLHEAVIPYLTSPIMLCDFLTRSYDIGGVISVMALSSLYILMTQHGIEYPNFYDKLYALLEPSIFMAKHRSKFFQLLDSCLKSSLLPAYLAAAFCKKLSRLALCVPPAGALVIVALVHNLLERHPSINCLFHWEGGTGTGRGNYEEENESMKNAEKCSDIQVLFDRKGGFDHFKNEESDPKDTNAMRSSLWEIDNLRYHYCPPVSRFVLSLENDLAVRARAPEIAIKDFSSGSYATIFNNEMRRRVKQVPLAFYKTTPSSLFSEFDFPGWTFKFKDAESIPMNDNDQAIIISEDHSDKSAKRMRTN; this comes from the exons ATGGCGTCCAAGCAGAAGAAGAGAGACAAATATAGTCTAGCGGACCTCAAAATTCTGGGCCAGAAGTTGCTGACTTCCAGGCTTCACATCAACAACCTCCCCATTCTTCTCACTTTCGTCACCCCCAATTCGCCGCCTCAGCACGCTCTCGAATCTCTCCTCTCTCTCCAGTCCTTCTTCACTCCTCTGCTCCCGCTCCTCCCTGCATCAAATCCTTCCCATGAATCCAATCCCGACCCAGAATTTGTTTATCGCGTCTGGCTGCGCTCCAAGTTCGACGATTTCGTCCAGAACCTCTGCGACGTCTTCGTCTCCTCGAAATCCGACGACGCTTTTCGG GAAGTTGCTCTGGACGCCGTTATGGAATTTGTGAAAATGCGCAGCGCTGGGAAATTTCATTCTGCCATTTATCACAAGCTTCTCCATTCCATC GTTCACTCTATGTTGGGCATCGATGATAGTCTTTTGGATTTGCTTACCACGAAGTATTTCAATTTCGTAGATGTCTG TTATTTTACTTACATTAGTCTGGACAAGATCGCTAGAACCATGGAAGAAAAAG GAGACAAAACTGTTGAGAATCAAAGCCATGTGACATCCAG CATGGATCTCTCCATTTACAAGATTCATTATTTTCTATCTCATATCCCACCGTTGGAAGCTTCAGGGGAAAAGCTAGATCTGGAGGCGTGGACTGATTTGG GCATTTTTATCGGGAGAAGCAATAGCAAAGAAAATACCACAAGAGAAGATAGTAATTCCCTGTCTCGAAAGCCTAACCATAAG CTTTTGCCTTCAAGGACTGTTTCGAAGAAAATGAAACTGAAATTTACAAAAGCATGGATAGCGTTTCTTAGATTGCCCATACCTCTTGACGTATACAAGGAG GTTCTTGTGACCCTTCATGAGGCTGTCATCCCTTATCTCACTAGTCCCATAATGTTATG CGATTTCTTGACGCGATCATATGACATTGGGGGTGTCATAAGTGTTATGGCCCTAAGCAGCTTGTATATTCTCATGACACAACACGGTATTGAATATCCCAACTTCTATGACAAGCTTTATGCTCTGTTGGAGCCCTCTATATTTATGGCCAAACACCGGTCAAAGTTCTTTCAG CTGTTGGATTCATGCTTGAAATCGTCACTTCTTCCAGCATATTTGGCTGCTGCTTTTTGTAAGAAGTTGAGCAGACTAGCACTGTGTGTTCCTCCTGCGGGAGCATTAGTTATTGTTGCTTTGGTGCACAATCTTCTAGAGAGGCATCCTTCAATTAACTGTTTGTTTCATTGG GAGGGTGGTACTGGAACCGGTAGAGGAAAttatgaagaagaaaatgagagCATGAAAAATGCCGAAAAATGCAGCGATATCCAGGTGTTGTTCGACCGGAAGGGAGGATTTGATCACTTTAAAAATGAGGAAAGTGATCCCAAAGATACTAATGCTATGC GTAGCTCTCTCTGGGAAATTGATAATCTTCGTTATCATTATTGCCCTCCGGTTTCAAG ATTTGTTTTGTCACTTGAGAATGATTTGGCTGTCCGGGCTAGAGCTCCAGAAATTGCTATTAAAGACTTTAGTTCTGGCTCATATGCAACAATTTTTAATAATGAG ATGAGAAGAAGGGTCAAACAAGTACCACTGGCGTTTTACAAAACAACTCCATCGTCTTTATTCTCAGAGTTTGACTTTCCTGGTtggacatttaaatttaaggaTGCAGAATCTATTCCAATGAATGATAATGAC
- the LOC140963114 gene encoding uncharacterized protein, producing MMSCRSVFKMMQQQSSQSLPVSEPGLQEQRPGIRRRLSSLSLNLKIQPSPPAAAAWAFRRSKSLSSLGENAGDSIRKWWDWGWGWILSRKPAFAADLEMNEEETTTIGFHNKGSWRHVFFKVTSQLRRKLSRSGDVGLPQTMRSI from the coding sequence atgatgagctgcaggtCCGTCTTCAAGATGATGCAGCAGCAGAGTTCGCAATCACTCCCGGTATCGGAGCCAGGGCTTCAGGAGCAGCGACCTGGGATCCGGCGGAGGCTCTCATCCCTCTCCCTCAACCTCAAGATCCAGCCCTCTCCCCCTGCCGCCGCGGCATGGGCGTTCCGCCGCTCCAAGTCGCTATCCTCCCTGGGAGAGAACGCCGGAGACTCCATAAGGAAGTGGTGGGATTGGGGGTGGGGCTGGATCCTCTCCAGGAAGCCAGCCTTCGCGGCAGATCTGGAGATGAACGAGGAGGAGACCACCACCATCGGGTTCCACAACAAAGGCAGCTGGCGCCACGTCTTCTTCAAGGTCACCTCTCAGCTCCGCCGCAAACTATCCCGCTCAGGAGACGTCGGCCTCCCCCAGACCATGCGCTCCATCTAA
- the LOC140963446 gene encoding uncharacterized protein isoform X1 encodes MEKSREMVVLPVFMEQNYRACTIPYRSLPTILRRPPPRSSLGSISSPIPSPLSGFALRVTIRWPMYPPKLKNSVKDFLDCFVYQPSLDITGGLEERSRKSQWPA; translated from the exons ATGGAGAAATCGAGGGAAATGGTGGTGCTGCCGGTGTTCATGGAGCAAAATTACAGAGCCTGCACCATTCCCTACAGGTCCCTCCCGACAATCCTAAGAAGACCACCTCCACGGAGCTCTCTTGGATCAATCTCTTCGCCAATTCCATCCCCTCTTTCCG GATTCGCGCTGAGAGTGACGATTCGGTGGCCGATGTACCCGCCAAAGCTGAAAAATTCGGTCAAAG attttctTGACTGCTTTGTGTACCAACCCTCTCTAGATATAACTGGAGGACTTGAAGAAAGATCCCGAAAGTCACAGTGGCCCGCCTGA
- the LOC140962513 gene encoding mitochondrial phosphate carrier protein 1, mitochondrial isoform X1 — protein sequence MNNRRRVEEFTAGYYGVCAAGGMLSAGVTHLSITPLDVLKVNMQVNPIKYSGILSGLTTLCREEGASALWRGWSGKLFGYGLQGGCKFGLYEYFKKLYGDVLVDQRKGVIFFLSSATAQIFADVALCPFEAVKIRVQTKPTFAKGLTDGFPKIFANEGIYGFYKGLLPLWGRNLPFSMVMFTTFENTVELMYDNVIRRKKEDCSRSQQLAVTCLSGYTAGAVGTVISNPADNIVSSLYNKTSPTVMQAVKNIGLVNLFTRSLPIRIAIVGPVVTLQWFFYDSIKLFSGLPASGGLRKHLKDAELIGC from the exons ATGAATAACAGGCGTAGGGTCGAGGAGTTTACGGCCGGGTACTACGGTGTGTGTGCTGCTGGAGGTATGCTGAGCGCCGGGGTCACCCATCTCTCGATCACCCCACTCGATGTCTTGAAGGTTAACATGCAG GTGAACCCGATCAAGTATAGCGGCATCCTATCGGGCCTTACAACTCTGTGCAGAGAAGAAGGTGCCTCTGCTCTTTGGAGAGGTTGGTCTGGGAAATTATTTGGATATGGTTTACAAGGTGGATGCAAATTTGGTCTTTATGAGTATTTCAAGAAGCTTTATGGAGATGTATTGGTGGATCAAAGGAAGGGGGTTATATTCTTCCTCAGCAGTGCGACTGCTCAAATATTTGCTGATGTCGCCCTTTGTCCATTTGAAGCTGTCAAAATCAGAGTTCAAACTAAACCAACTTTTGCCAAAGGCTTAACTGATGGATTTCCGAAAATTTTTGCCAATGAAGGAATTTATGG ATTCTACAAGGGTCTTCTTCCACTTTGGGGCCGTAATCTTCCAT TTTCAATGGTTATGTTTACAACATTTGAGAATACTGTGGAACTGATGTATGACAACGTTATacgaagaaagaaagaagattgcTCAAGATCTCAACAGCTTGCTGTCACATGTTTGTCCGGGTATACAGCTGGTGCTGTTGGTACGGTAATCTCTAATCCAGCAGACAATATTGTTTCATCTCTTTACAATAAAACATCTCCAACTGTGATGCAG GCTGTGAAGAACATTGGGCTTGTCAATTTGTTTACGAGAAGCCTTCCAATTCGAATTGCAATTGTGGGTCCAGTTGTTACTCTGCAATGGTTTTTCTATGACAGCATCAAACTATTTAGCGGCCT GCCGGCAAGCGGAGGGCTGAGAAAGCATCTGAAAGACGCGGAGTTGATAGGATGCTAG
- the LOC140962513 gene encoding mitochondrial phosphate carrier protein 1, mitochondrial isoform X2: MNNRRRVEEFTAGYYGVCAAGGMLSAGVTHLSITPLDVLKVNMQVNPIKYSGILSGLTTLCREEGASALWRGWSGKLFGYGLQGGCKFGLYEYFKKLYGDVLVDQRKGVIFFLSSATAQIFADVALCPFEAVKIRVQTKPTFAKGLTDGFPKIFANEGIYGFYKGLLPLWGRNLPFSMVMFTTFENTVELMYDNVIRRKKEDCSRSQQLAVTCLSGYTAGAVGCEEHWACQFVYEKPSNSNCNCGSSCYSAMVFL, translated from the exons ATGAATAACAGGCGTAGGGTCGAGGAGTTTACGGCCGGGTACTACGGTGTGTGTGCTGCTGGAGGTATGCTGAGCGCCGGGGTCACCCATCTCTCGATCACCCCACTCGATGTCTTGAAGGTTAACATGCAG GTGAACCCGATCAAGTATAGCGGCATCCTATCGGGCCTTACAACTCTGTGCAGAGAAGAAGGTGCCTCTGCTCTTTGGAGAGGTTGGTCTGGGAAATTATTTGGATATGGTTTACAAGGTGGATGCAAATTTGGTCTTTATGAGTATTTCAAGAAGCTTTATGGAGATGTATTGGTGGATCAAAGGAAGGGGGTTATATTCTTCCTCAGCAGTGCGACTGCTCAAATATTTGCTGATGTCGCCCTTTGTCCATTTGAAGCTGTCAAAATCAGAGTTCAAACTAAACCAACTTTTGCCAAAGGCTTAACTGATGGATTTCCGAAAATTTTTGCCAATGAAGGAATTTATGG ATTCTACAAGGGTCTTCTTCCACTTTGGGGCCGTAATCTTCCAT TTTCAATGGTTATGTTTACAACATTTGAGAATACTGTGGAACTGATGTATGACAACGTTATacgaagaaagaaagaagattgcTCAAGATCTCAACAGCTTGCTGTCACATGTTTGTCCGGGTATACAGCTGGTGCTGTTG GCTGTGAAGAACATTGGGCTTGTCAATTTGTTTACGAGAAGCCTTCCAATTCGAATTGCAATTGTGGGTCCAGTTGTTACTCTGCAATGGTTTTTCTATGA
- the LOC140962397 gene encoding glutamate dehydrogenase B, whose translation MNALAATNRNFKLATRLLGLDLKLEQSLLIPFREIKVECTIPKDDGSLASFVGFRVQHDNARGPMKGGIRYHPEVEPDEVNALAQLMTWKTAVANIPYGGAKGGIGCNPSALSLSELERLTRVFTQKIHDVIGAHTDVPAPDMGTGPQTMAWILDEYSKFHGYSPAVVTGKPIDLGGSLGRDAATGRGVLFATQALLEEYGKTIAGQRVVVQGFGNVGSWAAQLISEQGGIVTAVSDITGAVRNRNGLDIPRLVKHTKENTGVKGFDGGDSIDPSSILVEDCDILIPAALGGVINRDNAKDIKAKFIIEAANHPTDPEADEILSEKGVVVLPDIYANCGGVTVSYFEWVQNIQGFMWDEDKVNAELKTYMRKGFKDVKEMCNSLSCHLRMGAFCLGVNRVARATILRGWEA comes from the exons ATGAATGCCTTAGCAGCAACCAACAGAAACTTCAAACTGGCAACCAGGCTGTTGGGATTGGATTTAAAACTTGAACAGAGTTTGCTAATACCATTTCGGGAAATCAAG GTTGAGTGTACCATACCAAAAGATGATGGGAGCTTGGCATCTTTTGTGGGATTCAGGGTTCAGCACGACAATGCTCGAGGCCCGATGAAAGGAGGCATCAGATACCATCCAGAG GTTGAGCCAGATGAAGTGAATGCCCTGGCACAGCTGATGACTTGGAAGACTGCTGTGGCAAACATTCCTTATGGGGGTGCTAAAGGAGGAATAGGATGTAACCCATCAGCTTTGTCCCTTTCGGAGCTGGAAAGATTGACCAGAGTTTTCACTCAAAAAATACATGACGTCATTGGAGCTCACACGGATGTTCCAGCACCTGATATGGGAACTGGTCCGCAGACAATGGCTTGGATACTGGATGAGTACTCTAAGTTTCATGGCTATTCACCTGCAGTAGTGACAGGAAAGCCCATT GATCTCGGTGGATCCCTCGGCAGAGATGCAGCTACAGGAAGAGGTGTCTTGTTCGCAACACAAGCACTACTCGAGGAATATGGCAAGACCATCGCAGGCCAACGAGTTGTCGTACAG GGGTTTGGAAACGTAGGATCTTGGGCTGCTCAGCTAATTAGCGAGCAGGGAGGAATAGTAACTGCGGTAAGTGACATCACAGGAGCTGTAAGGAACAGAAATGGACTTGACATACCAAGGCTTGTGAAACACACGAAAGAAAACACTGGTGTGAAAGGATTCGATGGCGGGGATTCCATTGATCCTAGTTCAATTTTGGTGGAGGACTGCGACATTCTTATCCCTGCAGCCCTTGGAGGGGTGATCAACAG AGACAATGCCAAAGATATCAAAGCCAAATTCATCATTGAAGCAGCCAATCATCCAACTGATCCTGAGGCTGATGAG ATATTGTCTGAGAAGGGGGTAGTTGTCCTTCCAGACATATATGCAAACTGTGGAGGTGTGACGGTTAGCTATTTCGAGTGGGTTCAAAACATTCAAGGGTTCATGTGGGACGAGGATAAAGTGAACGCGGAGCTGAAGACATACATGAGAAAGGGATTCAAAGATGTTAAAGAGATGTGCAACTCTCTCAGCTGCCATCTTCGAATGGGCGCCTTCTGCCTCGGTGTGAACCGAGTTGCCAGGGCCACAATACTCAGAGGGTGGGAAGCATAA
- the LOC140962395 gene encoding casein kinase 1-like protein HD16, with the protein MPELRSGARRSKRLVDLQPAHQPSNPEENCLTPVQNRTRRRGRGRGNAAAVTKGPSAVTPARPTAAGRGRGIRLIDLDPEPPCEVLPQPVGIGAGEQPLNIIEGVEDKKIGMEGGSADKVMGVEEEVSATPVPDRVQVGNSPMYKTERKLGKGGFGQVYVGRRVSGGTERTGPDAIEVALKFEHRNSKGCNYGPPYEWQVYNTLNGCYGIPWVHYKGRQGDFYILVMDMLGPSLWDVWNSLGQSMSPNMVACIAVEAISILEKLHLKGFVHGDVKPENFLLGQPASADEKKLYLIDLGLASKWKDASSGQHVEYDQRPDIFRGTIRYASVHAHLGRTGSRRDDLESLAYTLIFLIKGRLPWQGYQGDNKSFLVCKKKMATSPELMCCFCPAPFKQFLEAVTNMKFDEEPNYPKLISFFESLIEPCTSLRPIRIDGALKVGQKRGRMLINLEEDEQPKKKIRLGSPATQWISVYNARRPMKQRYHYNVADSRLRQHVEKGNEDGLHISCVASALNLWALIMDAGTGFSLQVYELSAVFLHKDWIMEQWEKNYYISAIAGAANGSSLVVMSKGTPYTQQSYKVSESFPFKWINKKWKEGFHVTSMTTAGSRWGVVMSRNSGYSEQVVELDFLYPSEGIHRRWENGYRITSMAATADQAAFILSIPRRKIMDEAQETLRTSAFPSTHVKEKWSKNLYIASICYGRTVC; encoded by the exons ATGCCGGAATTGCGTAGTGGAGCACGGAGATCAAAGCGGCTTGTTGATCTCCAGCCTGCACATCAACCCTCTAATCCAGAAGAGAATTGTCTTACACCTGTTCAGAATAGAACGAGAAGGAGAGGCAGAGGTAGAGGGAATGCAGCTGCTGTAACTAAAGGGCCATCTGCAGTAACACCAGCTAGGCCAACTGCTGCTGGTCGAGGTCGGGGCATTAGGTTGATTGATTTAGACCCAGAGCCACCTTGTGAGGTTCTTCCGCAACCTGTTGGCATTGGTGCTGGGGAACAGCCTCTCAACATAATAGAGGGGGTTGAAGATAAGAAAATTGGCATGGAGGGTGGGAGTGCGGATAAAGTAATGGGAGTTGAAGAAGAAGTGAGCGCTACTCCAGTACCAGATAGG GTACAAGTGGGCAATTCTCCCATGTATAAGACAGAAAGGAAACTAGGTAAGGGTGGATTTGGCCAAGTTTATGTTGGCCGAAGGGTAAGCGGTGGCACTGAAAGAACAGGACCAGATGCAATCGAG GTCGCACTCAAGTTTGAACACCGAAATAGTAAAGGCTGCAATTATGGCCCTCCATATGAATGGCAGGTGTACAA CACGTTGAACGGTTGCTATGGGATTCCATGGGTTCACTACAAGGGTCGTCAAGGAGATTTTTACATCTTG GTCATGGACATGCTTGGACCCAGTCTTTGGGATGTTTGGAATTCCTTGGGCCAGTC AATGTCTCCAAATATGGTGGCCTGCATCGCTGTTGAGGCTATATCCATTCTTGAGAAGCTTCATCTTAAGGG ATTTGTGCATGGAGATGTGAAGCCAGAGAACTTTTTGCTTGGTCAACCTGCAAGTGCTGATGAGAAAAAGCTGTATCTCATTGATCTTGGTTTGG CTTCCAAGTGGAAAGATGCATCATCTGGTCAGCATGTTGAATATGATCAGAGGCCAGACATATTCAG AGGCACAATAAGATATGCTAGTGTACATGCACATTTGGGCCGCACGGGAAGCAGGAGGGACGATCTCGAGTCATTAGCCTACACGCTGATATTTCTTATTAAGGGAAGGTTACCTTGGCAAGGCTATCAG GGTGACAACAAAAGTTTCCTAGTCTGCAAAAAGAAAATGGCTACGTCTCCAGAGTTGATGTGTTGCTTTTGCCCCGCTCCATTTAAGCAGTTCCTTGAGGCTGTTACTAATATGAAGTTTGACGAGGAGCCAAATTATCCAAAACTGATATCTTTTTTTGAGTCTCTCATTGAACCATGCACATCATTGAGACCAATACGAATTGATGGAGCACTCAAG gTTGGGCAAAAGCGTGGGAGGATGCTCATTAACTTGGAAGAAGATGAGCAACCAAAGAAGAAAATACGCCTTGGTAGCCCAGCTACTCAGTGGATTTCAGTTTATAATGCTCGGCGACCCATGAAACAGAG ATACCACTACAATGTCGCAGATTCAAGGCTCCGTCAACATGTAGAGAAGGGCAATGAAGATGGGTTGCATATTAGCTGTGTGGCATCAGCTTTAAACCTCTGGGCCTTGATAATGGATGCTGGGACAGGTTTCAGTTTGCAAGTGTATGAGCTTTCTGCCGTCTTTCTTCACAAG GATTGGATCATGGAGCAGTGGGAGAAAAATTATTACATCAGCGCTATAGCTGGTGCAGCTAATGGAAGTTCACTGGTGGTTATGTCTAAAG GAACTCCTTACACCCAACAGTCGTATAAAGTTAGCGAATCATTTCCATTCAAGTGGATTAATAAAAAGTGGAAGGAAGGTTTCCATGTCACATCCATGACTACCGCCGGCAGTCGATGGGGTGTTGTAATGTCCAGAAATTCCGGATATTCTGAGCAG GTTGTGGAGCTTGATTTTCTCTACCCTAGTGAGGGGATACACCGTCGATGGGAAAATGGCTACAGAATAACCTCCATGGCTGCTACGGCTGATCAAGCAGCCTTCATACTTAGTATACCTAGACGTAAAATCATGGACGAGGCTCAGGAGACCCTTCGCACATCTGCCTTCCCTAGCACCCACGTAAAG GAGAAGTGGTCCAAAAATCTCTACATAGCATCAATTTGCTATGGTCGTACCGTTTGCTGA
- the LOC140963446 gene encoding uncharacterized protein isoform X2 — protein MEKSREMVVLPVFMEQNYRACTIPYRSLPTILRRPPPRSSLGSISSPIPSPLSGFALRVTIRWPMYPPKLKNSVKDITGGLEERSRKSQWPA, from the exons ATGGAGAAATCGAGGGAAATGGTGGTGCTGCCGGTGTTCATGGAGCAAAATTACAGAGCCTGCACCATTCCCTACAGGTCCCTCCCGACAATCCTAAGAAGACCACCTCCACGGAGCTCTCTTGGATCAATCTCTTCGCCAATTCCATCCCCTCTTTCCG GATTCGCGCTGAGAGTGACGATTCGGTGGCCGATGTACCCGCCAAAGCTGAAAAATTCGGTCAAAG ATATAACTGGAGGACTTGAAGAAAGATCCCGAAAGTCACAGTGGCCCGCCTGA
- the LOC140963445 gene encoding damage-control phosphatase At2g17340-like translates to MFAGYIFVLGSAQLADLFSKHVCPFKLAVRTLSQDPGLLMIWASLYQNGVKNCGIRYYFGIAICKRAITTWGNTFLFLQVVLAANDLPSINDIIYTELIEVLAKLKDENRKLLGVDTSNFSLPILVVDLTSVSQKLSYLESDADLGFWKGCNSGEAPRGREFLGRRLYDCIVKFNQYKA, encoded by the exons ATGTTTGCTGGCTACATATTTGTTCTTGGCTCAGCTCAG CTAGCGGACTTGTTTTCAAAGCATGTATGTCCTTTCAAGCTAGCTGTCAGAACCTTGTCCCAAGACCCTGGGTTATTGATGATTTGGGCAAGTTTATATCAAAATGGGGTAAAAAATTGTGGTATAAG ATATTATTTTGGGATTGCCATTTGCAAGAGAGCTATTACGACATG GGGGAACACATTTCTTTTTTTGCAGGTTGTATTGGCTGCCAATGACTTGCCTTCTATCAATGACATAATATACACCGAACTGATTGAAGTTTTAGCAAAG TTGAAGGATGAGAATAGGAAGCTTCTGGGAGTTGACACTTCAAATTTTTCATTGCCCATTCTG GTTGTTGATCTTACCAGCGTATCACAAAAACTTTCCTACCTAGAAAGTGATGCAGACCTTGGATTTTGGAAGGGATG CAATTCAGGTGAAGCACCCAGAGGTCGCGAGTTCCTGGGAAGACGTCTATACGATTGCATTGTCAAGTTCAACCAGTACAAGGCCTAA